The nucleotide sequence TTTAATTAAAGTGTGTACAGATTGCCATAGTTGTAAAGCTTCACATCATCAGGCACTTTATGGATAATATCTTTTGTATCAAAAATAATAGGATTTTCCATTTTTTCGCTGATTAACTTATAATCCGGATGTTTGAACTCTTTGTGGTCACATAAGATGAGTATTAATTTTGCACCGTCTACAGCTTCAGCAAAACTTACAAAATTATCCCTTTCAATGTGAGGGTCGTGAATTGAAAGTTCATAACCGTTTTCTTCAAGCTCAGCGATTATTTCATAAGCAGGACTTTCCCTGTCATCACCTGTATTTCCTTTGTAAGAAACTCCGAGTACTGCAATTTTGCCGTCAGGAATAATTTTTCTTACGTATTTGCAGACAAATGCTGGCATGGAATTGTTGGTATCACGGGCCAGTTTTATTATTTTAGCGGTTTCAGGTGCCTTTGCATATATGAAATACGGATCAATTGCAAGGCAGTGTCCGCCAACACCAGGTCCTGGTGAATGCAGGTTAACTCTAGGATGCTTGTTTGCCATTTTGATAACGTCCAGTGCGTTTACTCCGATTTCTGCACAGATTTTTGCAAGTTCATTTGCAAGTGCAATATTGACGTCTCTGAATGTATTTTCCATACATTTTGAAAGCTCTGCAGTTTTTGCTTCTGTAAGCATCAGATAGCCTTCAACGAATTGTCCGTAAACTTCACTTGCTTTAACGCTGCACTCCGGTGTTACTCCACCGATAATACGGTCATTGTGAACCAGTTCCTCTAAAATTTTACCTGGAAGCACTCTTTCAGGACAATGTGCAAGATATAGGTCTTTTCCAATTTCAAAACCTGCATTTTCAAAAATAGGTTTTATTACCTCATCAGTTGACATTGGAGCTATTGTAGATTCAATAATTACTGTATTTCCCTTTTCCAAAAGTGGAACAATAGTTTCGCATGCTGTGATAACATAGCTTAAATCGCAGCTGTAGTTTTCAACAATATATGGTGTAGGAACAGTGATGATAAAAGCGTCAGCTTTTTCAGGAGTTAGTGAAGCTTTGTATGTATTTTTCTTAACGGATTGTCTGATAATGTCTGATATTCCCGGTTCTTCTATATGAATAATTCCCTTATTCAGGTTGTTTACAATTTCCTCGTTTATATCTACTCCAACAACTTCGCAATGGCTTCTGCTGAAAAGAGCGGCTGTTGGAAGCCCGATATATCCTTGACCCATAATACATACTTTCATGATTTTAACTCCTCTTTAAATATTAAATATAATATATATTTAAACTATATATTAAATTTTAAGGGATTATTATGAAGATTTTAATTACAGGTTCCAATGGAATGTTGGGCCACGACCTGGAGAAAGTTTTAAAGGACAATCATGAATTGGTTTTAACTACTTCAAAAACATTGGATATCACAGATAAGGATAAGACTATAGATTTTATAGTTGAATGCAAACCTGATGTTGTAATCAACTCTGCAGCATATACCGATGTGGACGGATGTGAAACCAATCAGGATCTTGCCTATGCAGTCAATGGGGATGGTGTCAGAAACCTTGCCCTTGCATGCAAGCAGATTGACTGTCCGCTTGTTCATGTAAGTACAGATTACGTATTTGATGGAACAGCAAGAGAGCCAATAGCTGAAGACGGCGAAATAGGGCCTATCAGCATTTACGGCAAAAGCAAACTTAAAGGGGAAGAGGCCATCCAGGAAATACTGGACAAGTATTTCATTGTGAGAACCGCATGGCTATATGGAATAAACGGAAAGAACTTCCCGAAAACAATGCTGGAACTGGCTGAAAACCATCCGGAAATTACAGTTGTCTATGATGAGGTCGGAACACCGACTTACACTCCGGATTTGGCTTATGGTATTTCCCAGCTGATTGAAACTGATTATTACGGTATTTATCATTTAACTAATTCCGGAAGCTGTTCATGGTGTGAATTTGCAAGATACATTTTTGAAATTGCCGAAAGGGATGTTAAAGTAATTCCCGTTACAGCATCTGAGTTTTCAAGACCTGCTCCAAGGCCAAGTTATTCAGTATTGAAAAATGAAAAATGGGTTGAAAACGGATTTGAACCTTTAAGGGATTATAAAGAAGCTATTAAAGAATATATTGAGTTGATTAAATGAACAAGAAACTGGTATTAATCATCGCACTTGTCATTGCATTGTTTACAATAGGCAGCGTAAGTGCGGGATTTTTTGATTTTTTTAAGTTCGGCGATGATTCATCTTCCGTTAAAGTTGATGAAAATGGCCAATACTGTACTGTAGATGAGGTTGCTGCATACATTAAGCAGTATCATAAGCTTCCAAGCAACTATATAACCAAAAAAGAGGCACAGGCTCTCGGATGGCATGGCGGACCTCTTAAAGATTATGCTCCCGGAAAAAGTATAGGTGGGGATACATTTACCAACCGCCAGCATGTGCTTCCCGACAGTGATGCAAAATACATTGAATGCGACATTAACGCAAATGGAACCGCTCGCGGAGCCGAAAGAATTGTTTACAATTCCGGTGATTTTAAGGTCTACTACACTTCAGACCACTACAACACATTCAAAGAGGTTTAAAATGCAGCTTGATGGCGAAATGATTAAAGAAAAGGGGCATGACTATATTGCTGAAGTGCTGAATTTTCCGGATTACTATGGAAAAAACCTGGATGCGTTATATGACTGTCTTACCGAAATCGAATGTGAAATCCAACTTGTCAATGCCGGTGCCGTTGATAAGGATATTGTTGACACATTCAAGGATGCGGCCATTGAAAATGAATTTTTGAAATTTGAAAGTTTTCCATAACTTTCAACTCTTTTTTTAAATAATTTTTATTAATCATTAACAACAAAATTCTATTTTAGTGATTGTTATGAAAGGTATAGTACTTGCAGGTGGTTCTGGGACCCGTCTTTATCCTATTACAAAAGCGGTTTCAAAGCAGTTATTGCCTTTATATGATAAACCTATGATTTATTATCCAATATCCGTTCTTATGCTTGCGGGTATCAGGGAAATTTTAATCATATCAACTCCCCGTGATTTACCGATGTTTAAGGATTTGCTGGGTGACGGAAGCAGTTTCGGTGTTGAATTTTCATATGAAGTTCAGGAAAATCCTAATGGCCTTGCAGAAGCATTCATTGTTGGTGAAGAATTCATTGGCGATGACAATGTTGCTTTGATTTTAGGAGACAACATCTTCCACGGTCACAGATTTACTGAAATCCTTAAAAGGGCTAAAGACTTGAAAGAAGGTGCTGTCATTTTCGGATACTACACCAATAATCCTGAAGCTTTTGGAGTAGTTGAATTCGATGATGAATGGAACGTTTTATCAATTGAGGAAAAACCGGAAAAACCTAAATCAAATTATATTGTACCTGGCCTTTATTTTTATGATAATGATGTGATTGAGATAGCTAAAAATGTAAAGCCTTCAGACAGGGGCGAACTTGAGATTACATCAGTCAATGAAGAGTATCTGAAACGTGGAAAGCTTAAAGTTGAACTTCTGGGAAGAGGTATGGCTTGGCTTGATACAGGTACTCATGAAGGACTTTTGGAAGCTTCAAACTTCATAGAAACTATTCAAAAAAGACAAGGATTATATATTGCCTGTCTTGAAGAGATAGCTTATCTTAAAGGATACATCAATGATGAAGAGCTGCTTAATACAGCTAATGAACTTAAAAAAACTGATTATGGGCAATACTTGTTTAATCTAGTTAAAAAGTGATTTTATGGGAAAATTTAAATTTACTGATTTGGAAATCGAAGGAATGTTTACAGTTGAACCTACTGTCTTTGAGGACAACAGGGGATACTTTATGGAATCTTATAATGAAAATGATTTTAAAGAAGCAGGCCATGATTTGACCTTTGTTCAGGATAATCAATCAAAATCTTCAAAAGGAGTCCTGAGAGGCCTTCATCTGCAGGTAAATTATCCTCAGGGCAAACTTGTTCGTGTTATAAAAGGCGAAGTCTTTGATGTGGGTGTTGATTTAAGGGCAGATTCACCTACATACGGAAAATGGGCAGGAGCTATTTTATCTGAAGAGAATAAAAAGCAATTGTACATCCCTCCAAAATTTGCTCATGGTTTTGTAGTTTTATCCGATGAAGCGGAATTCCAGTACAAATGCACAGAATTCTACCATGGTGAAGATGAAAGCGGCATAATGTGGAATGACGAGGATATTGCAATTGACTGGCCGATTGATGATATTGATGAAATAATTCTTTCAGATAAGGACAAGCAGTGGAAAACCCTTAAGGAATCTCAAATTAAATATGAGTGATAACATGACAAAAATACTTGTTACTGGAGGAGCAGGGTTTATAGGAAGCAATTTCGTAAGGTACATGGTTAATAAGTATTCAGAATACGAGATTGTTAATCTGGATGCACTCACTTACTGCGGAAACCTTGAAAACTTAAAGGATATTGAAAATCATGACAACTATTCATTTGTCAAAGGAGATATCAGGGATAAGGAAGTTGTTGATGATTTGGTTAGGCAGTGTGACTATGTGATAAATTTTGCCGCTGAAAGCCATGTCGACAGAAGCATAGAAGATCCTGAAATCTTTATTAAATCCAATGTTTTGGGCACACAGACACTTTTGAATGCGGCAAAGGAATTCGGTGTTGAAAAATACATCCAGATTTCAACCGACGAGGTCTACGGAACATTAGGTCCTGAAGGCTATTTTACAGAAACAACTCCTCTTCAGCCTAACAGTCCATATTCTGCTTCAAAAGCAGGAGGGGATTTGATTACAAGGGCATATGGTGAAACATTTGATTTGCCGATTAACATTACTCGATGCTCAAATAATTACGGTCCTTATCAGTTTCCAGAAAAACTGATTCCTCTGATGATTTCAAATGCGCTGGAAGACAAAAAACTCCCGATTTACGGTGACGGTAAAAATATCAGGGACTGGCTCCATGTCCATGACCACTGTGTAGCAATTGATTTGGTAATGCATGAAGGTAAACTTGGAGAAGTCTACAACATTGGCGGAAACAACGAAAAGCAAAACATCGAAATCGTCAAACTGATTTTAAAAGAATTGGGTAAGGATGAGTCATTGATAGAATTTGTCACAGACAGGTTAGGCCACGACAGACGTTATGCTATAGATTCAACAAAAATCCAAAATGATTTGGGATGGAGTCCTTCATATACTTTTGAAACAGGTATTGTTGAAACAATCCAATGGTATTTGGACAATCAGGACTGGACCAGTCAGGTTAAAAGTGGAGATTATCAGAAATATTATGAGAAAATGTATGGCAACAGGTAATTTTACACTTGAAATATACCCTTATTAATTATACATTTTTTATTTTTTTCTTTTAATTTTTTTATTTTTATTCATTATTTTTTTATAAAATGTTTATTTTAATTATAATTTATCTATTAAATCTTTTAAAAAATTTTAAACAAATAAAGATAATTTTATATATTATTATTCTTTAATATTATTCAGTGACATTAAGTTTTTAGGGAAATGGTGATTTGGATGTTGGAACAATATTTACCGTTTGTGGGCTTGATTATTTTTGGTAATATTGAAAACCTTGTACTTTCTTCACAAGGCGTTGTTGCAGGTGTAAACCCTTTAAAATTAGGTATTGTAAGTCTTATTGTTGTTTCATGCTGGCTGATGATTGGAACATTTGCAACACAGTTATTTATTGATTATGTTGATTTTATTAATTTCATAGGCGGACTGGCAATC is from uncultured Methanobrevibacter sp. and encodes:
- a CDS encoding nucleotide sugar dehydrogenase; its protein translation is MKVCIMGQGYIGLPTAALFSRSHCEVVGVDINEEIVNNLNKGIIHIEEPGISDIIRQSVKKNTYKASLTPEKADAFIITVPTPYIVENYSCDLSYVITACETIVPLLEKGNTVIIESTIAPMSTDEVIKPIFENAGFEIGKDLYLAHCPERVLPGKILEELVHNDRIIGGVTPECSVKASEVYGQFVEGYLMLTEAKTAELSKCMENTFRDVNIALANELAKICAEIGVNALDVIKMANKHPRVNLHSPGPGVGGHCLAIDPYFIYAKAPETAKIIKLARDTNNSMPAFVCKYVRKIIPDGKIAVLGVSYKGNTGDDRESPAYEIIAELEENGYELSIHDPHIERDNFVSFAEAVDGAKLILILCDHKEFKHPDYKLISEKMENPIIFDTKDIIHKVPDDVKLYNYGNLYTL
- the rfbD gene encoding dTDP-4-dehydrorhamnose reductase, giving the protein MKILITGSNGMLGHDLEKVLKDNHELVLTTSKTLDITDKDKTIDFIVECKPDVVINSAAYTDVDGCETNQDLAYAVNGDGVRNLALACKQIDCPLVHVSTDYVFDGTAREPIAEDGEIGPISIYGKSKLKGEEAIQEILDKYFIVRTAWLYGINGKNFPKTMLELAENHPEITVVYDEVGTPTYTPDLAYGISQLIETDYYGIYHLTNSGSCSWCEFARYIFEIAERDVKVIPVTASEFSRPAPRPSYSVLKNEKWVENGFEPLRDYKEAIKEYIELIK
- a CDS encoding ribonuclease domain-containing protein → MNKKLVLIIALVIALFTIGSVSAGFFDFFKFGDDSSSVKVDENGQYCTVDEVAAYIKQYHKLPSNYITKKEAQALGWHGGPLKDYAPGKSIGGDTFTNRQHVLPDSDAKYIECDINANGTARGAERIVYNSGDFKVYYTSDHYNTFKEV
- a CDS encoding barstar family protein; this translates as MQLDGEMIKEKGHDYIAEVLNFPDYYGKNLDALYDCLTEIECEIQLVNAGAVDKDIVDTFKDAAIENEFLKFESFP
- the rfbA gene encoding glucose-1-phosphate thymidylyltransferase RfbA, which codes for MKGIVLAGGSGTRLYPITKAVSKQLLPLYDKPMIYYPISVLMLAGIREILIISTPRDLPMFKDLLGDGSSFGVEFSYEVQENPNGLAEAFIVGEEFIGDDNVALILGDNIFHGHRFTEILKRAKDLKEGAVIFGYYTNNPEAFGVVEFDDEWNVLSIEEKPEKPKSNYIVPGLYFYDNDVIEIAKNVKPSDRGELEITSVNEEYLKRGKLKVELLGRGMAWLDTGTHEGLLEASNFIETIQKRQGLYIACLEEIAYLKGYINDEELLNTANELKKTDYGQYLFNLVKK
- the rfbC gene encoding dTDP-4-dehydrorhamnose 3,5-epimerase — protein: MGKFKFTDLEIEGMFTVEPTVFEDNRGYFMESYNENDFKEAGHDLTFVQDNQSKSSKGVLRGLHLQVNYPQGKLVRVIKGEVFDVGVDLRADSPTYGKWAGAILSEENKKQLYIPPKFAHGFVVLSDEAEFQYKCTEFYHGEDESGIMWNDEDIAIDWPIDDIDEIILSDKDKQWKTLKESQIKYE
- the rfbB gene encoding dTDP-glucose 4,6-dehydratase, producing MTKILVTGGAGFIGSNFVRYMVNKYSEYEIVNLDALTYCGNLENLKDIENHDNYSFVKGDIRDKEVVDDLVRQCDYVINFAAESHVDRSIEDPEIFIKSNVLGTQTLLNAAKEFGVEKYIQISTDEVYGTLGPEGYFTETTPLQPNSPYSASKAGGDLITRAYGETFDLPINITRCSNNYGPYQFPEKLIPLMISNALEDKKLPIYGDGKNIRDWLHVHDHCVAIDLVMHEGKLGEVYNIGGNNEKQNIEIVKLILKELGKDESLIEFVTDRLGHDRRYAIDSTKIQNDLGWSPSYTFETGIVETIQWYLDNQDWTSQVKSGDYQKYYEKMYGNR